From the Lathyrus oleraceus cultivar Zhongwan6 chromosome 3, CAAS_Psat_ZW6_1.0, whole genome shotgun sequence genome, the window ATTTCTCCTATTTTAAAATAAATGTCATAATTGATCTTTTaaaaaaacatgataaatgaaAGAGAGACAATAACAATTTTACTAAATTATTCTTATTAATTATTAATGTATTTTAATTATCAATAAtaaaaaatggagaaaaatgataaattaaaaatattagttagatGATACAATTTAATTTaaagataaaaattaaaattgtaTTAAAAACATAAAATGACacttattttaaaataaaataatttatttcTGTATGATATTAATTTTATGAGAGAGGGTACTTTGGTTTTTAACATTGACtcaaatataaaatatattttatgtttcTTTTAAAATAGATTCTTTAAATTAcattttgttgttgttgtgtaTAGTGTGGTTTATATGACTTTtactttaaaaaaataaaagtaaaGGTGTAATCTTTTGttaaatgatttattttataaGTATTAATAACTTTTATATACTTTATATATTAATTAGTGGAATACATGTGCACTCGCACGTATATCGATGTATTATGTgtatttgttttaaaaaatgatttaaaatatatttaaaaaaactaaaattaGTAAACATAGGATATAAAGATTTATAATCATATAATATTCATTAATAAAATACACCGATACCACAAATACATAGATACTTGTGcaaataattaaatttttattttatgaaagaaaaaaaattgaaataaattATGAAGAAAGTGATTATCAGAATTAAAAAAGTgttaataaaaataaaacacatTATATTTATACATAGTTAAATGAATAGAAAATAAAAATTctattaaaattataaaaaaaaagtttattGATTGAATAAtttgtttaaaatcaattaataaaaaaattgaaagtACAAAAAACCACCTAATTAAAGTAATGGTATTATAAAGATGGATTAAAAAGATAGAAAGTAAAAAAAGGAgaacaacaaaaaaaaaagtaGTATAATTAGTTAGTTTTAATGATGTAACATGATAGGTACTTACAAAAAGTTGTTTTGCAACCAATgagaaacaaaaaaaaataaagatTCACATAACAAAATCATACTGTCATATATGACTATTCATATATTATTGGATACTTCTTTGTAAACAATGTTTCCTGTAGTAGTTTTGAATTTGTCATTTTCATCGCATATCAAGATCTTTATTCCTTGTTTTGTTGTTACCATTTATAGTGCAACATAAACTTGACCATATGTGAAAACATCTATAGGCAAGTAAAGTCCTACCAAATCTAAAGATTGACCATGTGATTTGTTAACCGTCATTGCAGATGACACCACTATCGAGAATTGACGCTTGTTTAGTTTAAAAGGCCAAGGGGATTGTGAGGGTGACATATTCATTCTAGGGATGTAAACCGTTTTTCCAAAATCTTTTTTGGCCATTATGGACGCTTCAAGGACATGATTATCCAACTTTGTTATGATTAGTCTTGTCCCATTACACAAACCTTCGGATTGGTTGATGTTTCACATAAACATAATATGTGTTCTGACCTTTAATTTAATGTGATGGTTAGGCAAGCCTGAGGTTGTTAGTGAACTGAAAAACCCGGGTGTGAGAATATCGACCACACTAGTGTCATGAATCTCATATTGATCAACGAAATTTGAGTTGTAGTAATCATGTATGTCTCCTTATCAAGTTATCACCATCAAGAATTGTATTTGCAAAAAAAAACATAACataagaaataaataaaatgaataGGAAAAAAATGCAAACCTGACATCAAGGTAAGGACGTGATCATTAATTAGATCAACAAATTCGAATTTTGAAGCAATGATAGCTCGACTTTTGAGGTAGTCGTTAAATTGATAATTGTGAATAAAATTCGAATATGTATTATTGATAATGGCAACAATAGGGTCACTGAAGTTAGTTATCAAAAGGTCGGGTGGAATGTCAATGTTAGCAAAATCGTCGTTAGGTTCAGAAATCTTTTTGTCTCCAATTTTCAAGAACCAATTTGAAAAGCTTCAATTTTTGTTTTATCCCATTCACTTTGCCCACAATGCAGACACATGTTCTTGGTTAAAGTTAAGACTTGAACAAAATGCCATATATAAGACGCGTTTATCGCAGAGTGGACTATATCAGAACGAATCCCTCTAGGAATAACGAGCAAAATCTGTTTAAAATCACCATCGAAAACAACCACCTTCCCACCGAACACTTTGTTTGAATTTGCTTTATGAAGCTGTAGTAACTGATGAAAAACAATGTATTATTGATCGTTATGTTGCAGTTGAGAAGAAAGCTCTGGAAGTGACGTATCTGAGGGTGAGATTCAAAAAATGATCAGGATCCGTGAAAGGGTTATAGCGACATTGGATTCACCAAACTTGGATATTCGCACGAATCTGTCAGACGATGATGAAGACCCAAAAAAGGAGGAGTATTCATGGGAAATGGTTGTAAGTTTCAGATACAAAGTGGAAAAAATGTTATGTTATGTTTGTGTAATAGTTAAatttgtttggtgttttgaaaTGCATCTTATTTGGTAATAATTTTATCTAAATGTATAATATATTGAATGCATCATTTTCCTAGGTATGTGATAAAAAACTAATTGTGGTGGAACAAGAAGGCGATCAAGATGATTGACTGTGAGAATGGAGATAGGTATTACGGGTAAATTCATTGTGCAAAGAGAAAGAATAAGGTGGTCAAGCTAGAGAAATTCACTGCAAGGGCTGGTACGAATATGCAAAGAAGAAGTAGCTCCGTATTGGAGAAAAAGTGATTTTTATGATTCGTAGTCCTCCAGAACGTCTTTGGGTGTATATTATAAAGCGTCGAAGATATGGTGCTTGTTTTTGATGTGAAGACAATGGAAATGAAAATCAGTGGTTGTGGGTTTTGAAAGTATGGATGAAAATGTTAACACCAATGGGATGAGGTTTTGATTTTGGTTGGTCTAAAATATTATGATGATTTGTGTTTTGTAAGCTAAGCGTAAGTTTTAGTATCGTTAGGAAAATTGCATTACATTATGATGGTATTATGTATTGAAGTTGTAGTAATTTAAGGTTTTTTTGTAGTAATGTTGTTGTGAAATCGATAAGGTAGGGTTGGTGATATCTACCTGGTGTACTGAACCAATGTTGATGTCATACTTAATTAAACTATTAAGTTGTTAGTAAAAGTATGTTGTGATAAGTTTGTCTGCAGTTTGGTAAGTTTTTTGTGGTATATTACTTATATTTGTATTGTTAAGTTAAGTAGTTTGTATAAAATCAGAATGGTAACAAATGGTGTGAAGATTTGTTTGGTTGATGTGAAATACTTATTGTTTAGTTAGATCAAGGAAAACAAAAATGTAGGAACATAATGTTCAATAAAATACATGTAAAGTAATCCCATGTAATATGAATGTGAAGTATTACGAACATCAAGTAATGAATATGTTGGTAATTTGATTAATGTGTATCACTTATATTTAGCAATGTTGGTGTTTTATTAATTTGGAAAATGGAAAAGAAGGTGCAATAGATTATGTTAAAACCATATCTTGTGTTACCAATCAATTTTGTGTAAGTGAATATGAAATTGTGGTTTACAATTAGAAACACATTGAAAAAAAATGAATGGTATGAAATAGGCAATTCTGAAAAAAATTAAGCATAATAGAGCATCATATAACAACGTTATCAAAGTAAAAATATATGTTGCTTTGAAGTGTTAAGTTTTTATTTTCAGTCAAGGTGATGGATATAATGAATTGGAAATGAAATCTTTGTTGCATCAATAAATGGCATAATATGTAATTGATATATTGGAATTGAGATATTGTTAAAACAAATGTAAACTTGGTTGCATTTACAATTATACAATAAGTAAAAAAGAGATATTTGATGTATTGCAGCAAAGTGATGTGATTGTGAAGGGACATTTTCTCAGTAATATTGGTATACAATGCATGGGAAAATGGCCCGAGCTTGTTAAAAAACAACAAAGACAGATGGTTTGGTGTTTTGTTAACTATGTCCGATATTATTAGTTTCTAACTGTCCATTTTTAGGATGTAGATGAAGGTGAAAAATCAGTGTAATCTAATTCTTGCCGGGCTTAAAAGGAAAAAAAGTTGTATTGAACATGAGTTAAGATTATATTGAACTATGAAGTAAAAAAAGATAATTCGGATTTGCATAATTTCAAAACATTACATTAGAAACATTGACAATATTACTAAAATGAACATTATGGAAAGAAAATCTAATAATATCTCCAATGTTAAATCCATTAAATTGAAGAAATGTCATCCAACCTTGAACTAGTTCGAAATAATAAGGGTCTCAACTTTGATATTCAATCTGACAAGTAACAGGTTGATGGGAAGGTCCCGCCAAAATTAGACAGGTGTATTCATGGGCTGCAAAGATTGAAGTACTCTAAAGGAAAATCCAAAATGGTTGGATATTTACCAGGGTTCAGATACCGTCTCTGTTTGTATGATCAGAAAGAAAGATTTCAAATGATAGTTTATAATGCAGTTTTCTTGTTTATGGCATTGTTAAATAAATCATAAACAATGAGTTGAGTAATCACATAATCAAGTTCCTTCAGTTTTTAAATGAAGTTAATTATTAAGAAAGATTCTTGCCTGCCTGTTTGTGTAACAACCGTGTAGAAAATAGTAAAAATATGCAAACATTAGGAACCGAAAGGTAACATGAGTTGTGCATAAATGATTTTAGATATTCTCTATCCGCAACAAGTATGCAGAAGGTGTTATATAATAGTATAATGGTAGGATTATAAATAACTTTTGAAGAGATGTTGGGTGTGTTGCCATATCAATGCAGTAACAAAAAGTAGAAAAATAGAGGCCGACATACATAATAGTATAGGCAAAGGATGATACTCATGGAAATAAACCTAAAATAAAATAGTTTGGCACCGATAACATGATAGATATCATATAAGTTTAAAACATAACCCTGTATACTTTTTAACAATTAAACTAAGTTCAAAGTTGTGAAATGTAAATCTAAGTACTTGTCCATCTTCAAACCCATTATTTTTCAGGAAAATAGCCCAACCCTAGACCAACTCAAATGATTTATGCTCTTCAGTGGGATACCATAACTAACATTTAACCAAAACTTTATCAGGGCCTATTAATATAAGAAATGAGATATCTCTACAAAATAGTTGATGAAGGAAGGTTGGACTCAACTTCTGAAAAAGAAATTGGTTACATATGATAGGATGTGAAAAAATCAATAAAATTTATAAACGAAACAGTTGGAAAAAATAGAATGAACTACATGAAGGAAAGTATAAATACCATAGATCTTTGACCAAATCTATTTATGTTTCCAAACAGAACAATTTCAAAAGATAATTTGTTAGGATCACAGATTGCTAATGTGTGAAATTGTGGAAAATCTGATAGTTGAAGTTGTTTTTCTTTAATAACTATAAACAAAAACAAACCATCACCATCGTATTATAAATATACCAAATGATATTTGTAAGGCAAAGCTAGATAATGCATGAAATCTTCCCAGCCTGTTGTAATGAGTGGATCAACCATACTTCCatatcatttaaaaaaaattcatagATATTATCATAAATTTTCCAATCGGCAATGAGACCGTGACCAACTTGATGTACACAATACAGGTATATATATCCAATTATGGTTGTTTTTAGTTAAAGCATTATAGATTAGTAGAGTTGTATACAGATCTGAAGAAAAATTAGTTAAGAAAACATGAAAAAGTTAAGTTCCTGTGAAGAATGTAGAAGGACAAATTTATAGTTAAAGAAGAGGGAAAAATTTGTGAACCATACAACGCATTGAACTGCAATAGATCTAAAGGAACACAACAATGGCATGCTGTCAAAACTTTCCCATAACTCCCCTTCAATATATCTCATGGTGACTTAGATGTTTGGGTGTCTGAAAGAAGTATTGTATGAACATGATTGTGAGAGAGAAAGAAGTATTGTAGTGTTTTATGTGCAACACTTTCTGATACGTGGGCCTAAGGTAATGGGTCTGCACCACACAAGCGTATAGTAAAAAGTCCATTAAATATAAGGCATACCAGTATAACATGGTCAAACAACAAAAATAGTCAATTAAGTCATACCAGTATAACACAGTGAAACAACTATAATGCCTAAGGGAACAAATGAAAGTTCATCAAAACAATAGCCATAATATTTCATTTTAGACATGTTTAACATGATACCACACACTATGTTTAGATTAGCTATAGAGAAACACATTTAGAGTATATTTCACGACAAAAATCCAGAACAGGTTGAAACCATAATACTACATGGTGATGAGATATAAGGATTTATGGATGCACAAGTAACATCTACTCCACTTTCTCTAGTTTCATAATCTTCTTAACTTTGGTTGAAGAGAGTTCTCTGTCATACAAGCTGACCAAAGTTGTCGATTCACTTGAACCGTCAAGATTCTGTGTCTTTGTAGATGGTGTGGCTGAGTCTGGTTAATGCTTAGATGTAATTTCAAGATCCTGTTATCGAAAAATTtggaaaatgaataaagaatTGTTGAACAAGACAATAAAAAAAATAGCGTGGCATAAGTTATATGGATTCCATAAAAACTTCCCACTCTTCAACAACATCAGACTTTTCCTCATCAACACCCACTTTGATCTAAACAGTAAACGTAATATCAATCTGTGATTTGGGTAAATATTTGAAGGACTAAAATCATTAGGACTAAGTGCATAGATAATCAGTGACAGTACCTGCAACAGCTGTAGAGCTGTAGGTGGCTGATAAATTGTCACCTTTGTGTCAAAAGCGTAGAAGGATCACAAACAATTTAATGAGTAAAATTCGGCAATCATTATTAAAAAGGAGTATTCATTATAAAAAAGGAGTATAAAATACCTGACTTTGTTTGATAAAAGGCTCCTCCTGAAGAATCATGACAACAAAGCAACTTTCCCACCACGGCTGCCATTAAACTTTAAAGGCAATCTCCAAACCCAACATCACATCAAGTGTCAATGGGAACTCTAAGGGATCGGTACTTCCAACCTACATTAGAAAATGTTATCACTAGCAATAAAAAAAGTATATAAGGCCATTATTAAGAACTAAAATTAAAAACGATATTAAACCTTTATCATTGTATCACACATTTGAGCAACAAATATTTCCAGTAGTTGTGAGCATTCTCTGTCCCATAATTTTTCTTTATAATATTTCCCAAAATGCGTAACTTCAATTTCTATTTGTACCTAATGTAGAGCAACTAACTAAGTTAACATTCGATAGTACATAAATAATTGAATACAACTTTATTGTGGCGGTGGAATGTCCATGTATGGTACCTAAAGATCTCAGCTTCAGTCGAATGTCCACTTTCATACATGAAAGGAGCTTTTTCACCACGAGCAACCTTCGGGCACTCACGACAAGCCTGATAATACCAGTCATACTGTGATGCAATTAGCTTTTTAGTTGTAGTCATAGTTTCACATAAGGTAATCTGCGTTAATTTGAAAACAACAACACTTGTGAAAGTTGATAAACAATATAAGTATACTTAAGTTGTTTACTCCATGTAGATAATAGTTAGAAGTAATGTATACCTCACGAAGTTTACAAATGTCATTGAGAAGAAATAAAATAGCCTTTAAAAGTAGTTTTTGAAAAAGAGATTGTTGAGAATTTTCAGAGTTTTGGGAATGATGTGAAGATAGTTGGCCGGACACGTTAACCATGGAGTCTTTAGGGATGCTACATCAAAAGGGAACAAAAAAAAGtaaaaaacagaaaatagaaatttgaagaagttgtttgcAAGACGGAAAAAAAACGTGTTGTAGATGTAACCTATTTATAAACTCATTGATTGAAGGAATATCAACATTGATCGATAATTTAGTTACGTTGTAAGTGTTAGTAACAAAAAGTGGATACTTGCCTGCATTACGGAAGACATAGGGTAGAATGAATATATAAACTTTTAAAACCATGTTAGGATATATGTTAAAAGCATCACATAATGAATAACCTTCTTCCTTCACTTTTGCATACTGAAGCAAAATGACAGTTGGGCCAGATGCATTAACCCGGTCTTGGTTGAATTTTATGAATTGAGAATCATAGGTCTCCCAAAGAGTACAATTAAGGGTGTTGTTTCTACAAAAAATGGTTATAACAGTGTGTCATTAGAGAAATTAATAGTGGCTGCATAATATATTGACATTAGATGATCATCAAACTTACGTATTGTCCTTGAGGATAAAATTGACCTATTTTTTTTCCGCTTACGATGGTCGACCTTTAACATTATTTAAAGCTGGGAAATATGTTGCAGGAACAACAACGTGTATGTCAATCCCCTGTCAAAGAATACAAGTACAAAAGACATGAAAAACCATACTATAAACAACAAACTAAGTGTGTAATCCTGATAGGTAAAAGTAAACATCAAAACCCATACCAACCAACATGAAATGAAGTGTGAAATTTGGCTACTGCAAGCCGAAACAAATCATACAGAAATAGTGTGCACAACCTAAGAAAAACTGTACTAAAGAACCCAAGCGCATTCCCAAAAATGAATGGACATTAAGTGTATATGTAGTTACGCTGCAAGCCGAAACAAACCATACAAAAAGGATTTGCACAACCTAAGGAAAATTGGAATAAAGAACCCAAAGCATATGTAAAAAAAATGAATGGATATTAAGTGTATACATAATAGGTCAAGAACTGCAAAACGAAAAGTTAATGCACTTCATAACAAAACACAAGATACCAAGCATCGGTACTGAAATGGATTCTTATTTTCGTAAAAGAATCCAGAACCCCAAAACGATGGAAATCATAAAAATTAATAATTTAATATCATAAACACAAACATGAAAGAAACAGTAACAAAATCATGAATAAATTGTGTAAAGTACACAAACATGTTTGTAAGAAAAACCTTCGTAACAAAGTAGAAGACACAAAGCAATCAAACTTACATCCTTGTCACCAACTATCATTTTGAAGTATTCTTTATTGTGCGTAACGACCGACCATTTATGGTGCACGCCAACCGCCACCTTCCACGAGTCCTTCAAGTAATTGATATCGCTTATCTTCCCAAAAGGTCGAGCCATGAAGGATGGTGATAGAACAGATAGAACATATGAACAATTGAAGAAAAATAGATTTATAAAGAAAGGTGGCGAATATGGTAGAAGTAGAGACTGAAAGcag encodes:
- the LOC127131046 gene encoding uncharacterized protein LOC127131046, with translation MARPFGKISDINYLKDSWKVAVGVHHKWSVVTHNKEYFKMIVGDKDGIDIHVVVPATYFPALNNVKGRPSNNTLNCTLWETYDSQFIKFNQDRVNASGPTVILLQYAKVKEEGKYPLFVTNTYNVTKLSINVDIPSINEFINSIPKDSMVNVSGQLSSHHSQNSENSQQSLFQKLLLKAILFLLNDICKLREITLCETMTTTKKLIASQYDWYYQACRECPKVARGEKAPFMYESGHSTEAEIFRYHTWTFHRHNKVVQIEIEVTHFGKYYKEKLWDRECSQLLEIFVAQMCDTMIKVGSTDPLEFPLTLDVMLGLEIAFKV